Below is a window of Acidobacteriota bacterium DNA.
GTGGGCGGGGGTAATTCAAAACTCATAACTCAAAACTCAAAACTCACTTCACTCGCAACTCTTTACTCTGTGCTCTTAACTCTTTACCCTCTACATCCTGGCTGAGGGAGGAGAATTGACACATCCGTTCGAAAAAATCGACAGCGAAGGTGGCGTTTCCGAGTGGCGTCACTCTGGCAACCGCCTGACCGTGCTGACGGTGCCGACGCCGGTCGCCCCGGTGATCGGGTTCGGCATCGTCTACCGTGTGGGTTCGCGCCACGAGCTGCCCGGCCATACCGGTGCCACCCACATCCTCGAGCACCTCATGTTTAAAGGAACCGAGAAGTTCAATCGCGATCGTGGCACCGAGGCTGCCCGCGAGTTGCACAAGGTGGGCGCCGCATTCAACGCAACCACCTGGCTCGACCGGACGAATTACTACGAGGTCCTGCCGGTCGACCGGCTCGAGCTGGCCGTCGAGATCGAGTCCGACCGCATGCGCGGCGCCCTGGTGCAGGACTCGGACCTCGAGAGTGAGCGGACCGTGGTCCTCAACGAGCTCGACGCCGGGGAGAACGACAGCTTCGACCTTCTTCTGAAGTCGTCCTTCGCCATCGCGTACCTCGAACACCCATACCGCCACCCGACTATCGGTTGGCGTGGCGACGTGGAGAGGATGGAAGGCGAGGTTCTCCGCGGCTTCTACAACACCTATTACCACCCGGACAACGCGACCGTGATCGTGGCTGGGGATCTCGACGAGGCGGCGATGCTGGACGAGGTGGAGCGCGGCTTCGGCGGTCGCGAGCCGGCACCCGCTCCGATACCGGAGGTCACGATTCGCGAGCGGGAGCAGCGCGGTGAAAGACGTTTCGACGTTCATCGGGCGGGAGAGCTCGGCAATCTGGTCCTCAGCTGGCATATTCCGGAGGGCCTGCACGAGGACCTGCCACCACTCTCCGTTCTGACCCAGATTCTCGGAGACGGCGTGACCTCGCGTCTCCATCAAAAGCTGGTAGAGACCAACCTCTGCCTCGGTGTGCATGCCTATGCGATGGAGCTTCACGATCCGGGCCTGTTTCAGATATTCGCGACGATCGCACCCGGAGTCGGCCATCGCGAGGTCGAAGACATCATTCGGGACGAGGTTGCTGCGGTGGCGACGAAAACGGTCGAACGGAACGAGGTGCGAAGAGCTCTCGCACAGACCCGCACCGATCTCGCGTTCCACCACGAGTCGCCCG
It encodes the following:
- a CDS encoding insulinase family protein produces the protein MTHPFEKIDSEGGVSEWRHSGNRLTVLTVPTPVAPVIGFGIVYRVGSRHELPGHTGATHILEHLMFKGTEKFNRDRGTEAARELHKVGAAFNATTWLDRTNYYEVLPVDRLELAVEIESDRMRGALVQDSDLESERTVVLNELDAGENDSFDLLLKSSFAIAYLEHPYRHPTIGWRGDVERMEGEVLRGFYNTYYHPDNATVIVAGDLDEAAMLDEVERGFGGREPAPAPIPEVTIREREQRGERRFDVHRAGELGNLVLSWHIPEGLHEDLPPLSVLTQILGDGVTSRLHQKLVETNLCLGVHAYAMELHDPGLFQIFATIAPGVGHREVEDIIRDEVAAVATKTVERNEVRRALAQTRTDLAFHHESPGQIVAGLTEAVAMGDWRRFVRELELVSAVDGADLQRVAASYLTDRNLTVGWFVPEAGGV